TGAAGGACATCACTAACATGTAAACTAGCACTGTGAAGTACATGGCTAACATTTAAATCAGCACTGTGAAGTACATGGCTAACATGTAAACTAGCACTGTGTGGTACATGGCCAACATCCTGTAAACCTGTACTGTGTGGTACATGGCCCACATGCTGTAAACCTGTACTGTGTGGAACATGGCCCACATGCTGTAAACCAGCACTATGTCGTACATGACCCACATACTGTAAACCAGTACTGTGTCGTACATGGCCCACATACTTTAAACCAGCACTGTGTGGTACATGGCCAACATGCTGTAAACCAGCACCGCGAAGTACATGTCCAACATCATGTAAACTAGTACTCTGTGGTAAACCAGTACTGTGTGGTACATGTCCAACATCCCGTAAACCAGTACTGTGTGGTACATGGCCCACATGCTGTAAACCTGTACTGTGTGGAACATGGCCCACATGCTGTAAACCAGCACTATGTCGTACATGACCCACATACTGTAAACCAGTACTGTGTCGTACATGGCCCACATACTTTAAACCAGCACTGTGTGGTACATGGCCAACATGCTGTAAACCAGCACCGCGAAGTACATGTCCAACATCATGTAAACTTGTACTCTGTGGTAAACCAGTACTGTGTGGTACATGTCCAACATCCCGTAAACCAGTACTGTGTGGTACATGGCCAACATGCTGTGAATCAGTACTGTGTGGTACATGGCCAACATGCTGTGAACCAGTACTGTGAAGTACATGGACCACATGCTGTAAACCAGCACTGTGAAGTACACCGCGACCATGTTGTAAACCAGTAGTGTGAAGTACATGGTCAAAATGCTGTAAACCAGCACCGTGAAGTACATGGTCAACATGTTGTAAACCAGTACTTTGAAGTACATGGTCAACGTGCTGTAAACCATCACTGTGATGTACATGGCCCACATTCTGTAAACCAGTATTGTGAAGTACATGACCAACGTTTTGTAAACCAGCTCTGTGAAGTACAAGGCCAATTTGCCGTAACCCAGAACTCTGGAGTACATAGCCATAGTTCTGTAAACCAGCACTGTGAAGTACATTTCTAACATGCTGTAAATTAGCACTGTGATGTACATGGTCAACATGCTGTAAACCATCACTGTGATGTACATGGCCGACATGCTGTAAACCAGCACCGTGAAGTACATGGTCAACATACTGTATCCTAGCACTGTGAAGTACATGGCCAACATGTAAACTAGCACTGTGAGCTACATGGCCAACATGTAAACCAGCACTGTGAAGTACATGGCTAACATGTGAACTAGCACTGTAAAGTACATGGCTAACATGCTGTAAACTAGCACTGTGAAGTACAAAGTTAACATGCTGTAAACCAGCACTGTGAAGTACATGGCCAACATGTAAACCAGCACTGTGGAGTACATGGCTAACATGTAAACCAGCACTGTGAAGTACATGGCCAACATGTAAACTAGCACTGTGAACTACATGGCCAACATGTAAACCAGCACTGTGAACTACATGGCCAACATGTAAACCAGCACTGTGAACTACATGGCCAACATGTAAACTAACACTGTGAAGTACATGGCCAACATGTAAACCAGCACTGTGAAGTACATGGCCAACATGTAAACCAGCACTGTGAAGTACATGGCCAACATGTAAACTAGCACTGTGAACTACATGGCCAACATGTAAACCAGCACTGTGAAGTACATGGCCAACATGTAAACTAGCACTGTGAACTACATGGCTAACATGTAAACCAGCACTGTGAACTACATGGCTAACATGTAAACTAGCACTGTGAAGGACATGGCCAACATTTAAACCAGCACTGTGAAGTACATGGCCAACATTTAAACCAGCACTGTGAAGGACATGGCTAACATGTAAACTAGCACTGTGAAGTACATTGCCAACATTTAAACCAGCACTGTGAAGTACATGGCCAACATTTAAACCAGCACTGTGAAGTACATGGCTAACATGTAAACCAGCACTGTGAAGTACATGGCTAACATGCTGTAAACCCCAAACCAATGGTTATGCTTCGAGCTGATTTAAAGAAATGTCATTTGCTCACTCTGTACACCAAACATGAGAATCCTAAAATAACACAATGTAGAGGAAACGGCTGAAGCGGCCGTTAAATATTCCCGATCCCCTATTACTACCTGCCCAGCGACCACATGTCCACATCACCTTCTTCTCGTCTGGTGGATAGGTTTACTCAGACGTATCAGCGAATCTAACTAGACACGCTAGTGCCACTGGTAGGGGTAGGTATAGCAGAGAATTTCCATATTGCGGTATATTGCGATTCGAAAGGAtataaaaagaaacgcaaaatgaaattcaaaaatggtgcttacaattttgtaaacatatgtaaactcaaacattttttatagggttgcacattgtttctggaatgttttagaagatcgTGCTTGATCAAACGCAACCGAAAttgattttgaacggttttatcaatcaggacTGCCATGgtgtgcgtggatgtcatgcagcacgaatatcaggcacaatgattgtttttCATATGCAAAGCATGAATACTGCATGTTATTATAAAAGACgtaaatgaatctcacaatttcattcaCAATatttgcaagtactgtacacgaaaatgggacgtctcaatgatgccgatcgaaatcaggcaattggacgattgcaagctggcgaatcaaagagtgaggtggcaaggatcttcaacgttcatctcAGCACAAAAACTCCattgtgggatcgatttcgtcaaacaaattcgacaggaagacctagagtccgtgtctacagacgacgtcatgaacgttttgctcccaactgcatcagacaggtggacagataCGGTGAAGtgagtgttatggtgtgggagCGATCACATACACCCGCAGAtcggaacttgtgcttgtccaaggcaatctgatggccaatcgatacatcgactTGAATCTCCGTTcgcacgtccttcaccttgtttgccgtcaacggcagctcttccaacaggacaacgccaggccacacacagcacgtgccaccgtggactacctggccaataaGAACATCAGTACCCtcccctggccctccagatccccggatctaaacccaatcgaacacctCTGGCTTCAGATGGATAGACGGGTACGTCAAGGTCGTAACACAGTGGTAtcagctggaggtggtcatacgaggtactgacttcaacaccacctagTGGACGGCAGTAATGACTGTGGTGACTGgtattctcatgaaatatggataagatagcaatgcattgctccatAAAGtgtcattcatgtatctttgttttccgctgatctacacgtccttgaataacaccacattttcattgatatttgggtcttgcgtttcttttttttgaagagtgtacttACAATTGAGTTAATGCTTGATTTATaaagcaaaatgaaaaaaatatcactaTGCTTGATGaagttttaatttaaaaaattatTCATGTCAACATGAAGGAAATAAGGAAAATAACACTTTGACATCAACACAGTGGTTACTGGTTTGAACCAGATTTTCCACTCCCCGAGATTTTAGACagcagcttgacctgatcagaACATATCGCAGATCACTGGTCAATAATGAGTACTTATTTATAACGTTCAGATCCAAAACATTGCCAAACACTTGAAGGAAAATTAAGAACACAACTTCAAACCGGACTTGATTTCCGGCGGTGTGAAGAAGGGAAATATTCGTTAATTTCCGACTGTTACTTAGTTTTCCGAATGCATGTCGAAAAACTGGTTTTCGATCAGGGTATCGCAATAGTAAAGATTTTATGTCTGAACCGGTAAATACCGGTAAACCGATTATATTGCGCAGCCTCGTCAGAGGTATTCCACCCGTCAAATCAACGGTgccattttaaatgaaatataaatttcTTCGGAGAAGTAGGATTCGGTCCTGATAAGGTGTATTATGTCGCTTGTTTAGGAGAGCTGTCAGACTCACGCCAGCCTGTGGGATTTATGTAATGTCATTATCTCACAGAGCTTTTGCTTCGTATCCTGTTTTATCAGAGAAAAGCTCTGGTTACAGTGCTACAGTGTATGGAAACATGTATAGAACATAAATCTTTCCGCGAAATGGTCATTACCTGTATACACATATTGGCCTCTGTAAGGATGTATAATGCATATCGGTGTCACTGTGCGCGCTACCGTATTTTGTAATCACTTTGCTCAAGGAAACTGAATAAGACAGTAAAGACTGTGCAGGTTCTGCATGGTCTTGAGCTGGGCCAGCTTGAGCCTGTCACAAACAACATTTGTCACTCTGTCACTGCATATCCCCATAGCCATGTTCGTGTGACCCCACACTATCCAAGATGATCCCTGTCGCTTGGTTGACACTGAGATTCAGGCAGAGGAATCAACATATGGTCTTTTCGTCCCCGAATGGGAACGACCTAGAGAGGGTTCCATACAATTACATTCGATCAACACGGCTCTTTATTCCAGAAAAGACAGATGGACAGATAAAATTAATGTCaaaattgtttatatttgaaaCGTGTTGGTATCGTTTTCACAAAATTGGAAAATGAATGAGCCTGTCAAAGTGAGCGGAAACACGAACACAGTTTCAGGCATTGCGAGCGTAGCTCGACCAGAAAACAATCTCTATGTGCACTTTTCATTAtgtgtcatttcatttttttaatcgTTTCccttcactgactcactgaggTTTTAACAGTAATCAAATCCGTTCCTAACTCTCGCGTCTACTTGTGTGTCCGGTGGGAGTATTTGACAGTTACATAAAGACCATGCAGCATTGTTTACCACACCGGCTACTGAAATAATGTAGATGTCATGCTACAGATTACTGAGTATGTTGAAATCACGCGGTGGTCAACACCACGTTACTCTCAGCTCTACTGCTATATTTACTCCCGCTAAAGGAAATGACAGACCCATAGTGATTTGCCGTTTTTAGGTGGTTTTcgatttctttgaaaaataacgtCTGTTCATCCTGACATGGTGATCCAGCAGTACCCACAACAGCGCTCGTGCATTTCGTGGGGATAGATATGACACACGTGTTCTGGATGTCTCCTTCAAGCATTCATGATGACTCACCCTGGAAGAAGACATGTCCACCGAGTCCGATGTTTAGATGacgtcactgtgacgtcatagcgTCCCCAAGTAACTTGAAATCTCATTGTGCTGTGAATGCATGATGAGGTCCAACATCCAATTTCCATGAGGGTTTCCGGTCACATGGGGatgctgtgacgtcacaggatCACGGTGACTTAACACTTTGGACTCAATAGGTATGTCCTTCTCCTAGGCTAACAACTTTCCCTGCAGCAGTTTCAAGAAAGGCCACCTGGTCTGTCAGAACAAGCAGTTGGGTTTCAGGCTACTTTGAACAGCATCTAAGTTCTGTCCTGGTGTGTCAGCTGAGCATGGTAGGAAATCTGTAAGTGACTTTCGTCATACAGACAACCATGGACATGGTGCTAACAGGTACCATAACTTGGATCCTAACCATGGACCAGTATATCCACGCGCTATCAGGGGACGCAACTCAATAGCAGAACAAATACCGCGACACTGAGAGTAATGAAGAATGCTACTTGAGGCTGTTACAGacatttatcatccaaactATGTTCCACAGAAGATATCGCTTGCGTGAGATCTAGGAGATATCGcgttgacagtagattttgcaccaTGAGCTGACAATGCCATGACTTCGTGAACtagatgacgtcacaatgctatgacatcgttgcactgcaaaaccaatgccagtgctgtgtacattgatgttcacagagatgtacatttttcattgaaaaccactgaagaatgattttgggtGATAAAGAGAATTTCACCCTCGTGTCCTCTGATATCAGTTGTATCAACAcccgttgataaaggtaaaaatatttttgttactttatcaactcatgttgatatatttgatatcagtagacacttgagTGAAATTCTCTATATATGCTCCATACGTATATCTCATACTGGACATGTTCCCGATGGATAGTTAGAGGGAATTATGTTTTAAACGCATCCAGGGGTAACAGTGACCCAGACAGTCGACATAGCTCTATAGCAGACAACATTTGTGGGAAAACATCATAGCAGAGGTTCGCTAATCGGTAATGGGAAATAACTTACTTCATATTATTTTTGATGTATGGTCTATGTTAATAGGAAACTATTAATTAAGGTATGTTGTTCGGCTATTAATGGTTTACGTTCATTGTTCCAAGAGCATACGTACTAAGCGAAATGTAACGGAATACCTTTGAAGTAGTGACTGGAATGTTCCCGGAATCTTTTTGTGCAATTCCTGCGTTAAATATTCTCACCAAATCGGTACGAGCTTAGAGATGCCTAGTTCTGAAACATATGCATATACTGGTTGCCTTATATAGTCCTGGTTAAGCTGGGCCGGTGAGGGTACATCAACTAGTTGGGTTACATAGCCCTGGTTGAGCTGGGGCGGTGAGGGTACATCAACTGCCTTATATACCACTGTTTCAGCTGGGGCTGTGAGGGTACATCATTTGGTTGTCTTATATTGTCCTGGCTGGGCTGGTGTAGTGAGGGTACATCAACTGGTTGTCTTATATAGCCCTGGTTTGAATTGATCGAGAACAACAGATCTGCGTCGATGTTACAAGGCGTCACCGGCAATTGCGTACTAGTCTTCATTTCGAATTGTGGATATTATCAACGAGGAATCAAACTTGTCAACACAACTAAAACCCCCAGAGATACCATACACTTCAGGATTGCCTGACAGTAGAGAGTTACCTGAATGCAATATTACCTCAATAAATGGACCAGATACTGAGAGTAATACCGGAGCTCACTCATTTCAAAATGGTAACCTAACATATAAACTCAGGATCTCGCTTTAGGAACCAGGTACTCTGTGAATTGATGTTCCAGGTCCCTTGGAGTTCGTCGTATCAAATACAACGGAACCCAGTTGACCGATCACTGCAGTTTCATACATTAATTTCTCTTACGCGCTGATGCATTGCTACCATGGTAATACAAAATACATCATGCAACCagaccaaaccaaaccaaaccatgaATATACTCTAGGAAACAGTATCACGCTCTTATAAGCCCTAGAGTGCTGGGATTTCTTCAACGAGCAGTTTTGGTACAATCTCTATATTGTGACTGGACGTTTTTACAACACGTCACAGGTAGTGGCCTTCTGCCCCACACTGACGGTGTACAGACATTTTAGGAAGCTGAAAGTA
Above is a genomic segment from Haliotis asinina isolate JCU_RB_2024 chromosome 7, JCU_Hal_asi_v2, whole genome shotgun sequence containing:
- the LOC137291328 gene encoding uncharacterized protein produces the protein MLAMYFTVLGYSMLTMYFTVLVYSMSAMYITVMVYSMLTMYITVLIYSMLEMYFTVLVYRTMAMYSRVLGYGKLALYFTELVYKTLVMYFTILVYRMWAMYITVMVYSTLTMYFKVLVYNMLTMYFTVLVYSILTMYFTLLVYNMVAVYFTVLVYSMWSMYFTVLVHSMLAMYHTVLIHSMLAMYHTVLVYGMLDMYHTVLVYHRVQVYMMLDMYFAVLVYSMLAMYHTVLV